taagaaagtcaatagcgagacaaagctctctacaagagaagtatgtgtacctcatggacatcctatcattcgtccagaaggtgcgaaaagaattggtagcaatgaagcttttccctttcgtgtgaaaaactctttccaaaagatcatgaagttggtttttaagtcgggcgtgtggaaggctagtataaagagtagaaaagtcccaagtacttacatgagttagtgaaagttgtttctcctccagtgtacggataacgtccaacgaattattgatgatccacatgctgttaacaccagtccgttctcgaatcgttttgcagtaagcggtgcagtggctgcgtactagtttaagacactcagtaatgaatttggagagcctagttgaagtgcatgaacgtgaaccggcaataaatcttgccttgtaaggtgtcttgtgaattttaggaatccaatatatctgaggcaagtttttctccttctgttgcaatttaatgttaaatacatctgctaacgttGTGGCGTGGGACTGTATTAGTTCATCGACTGTATTaacttgatttatatatgtagaattaagattcgaACCCGAATTTATGacaagctcttccattagagtacggatgtaataatacttacaaacaaaaatgatgttgttgccggctttatccgctggaaccagtacgtatttactttgtagctctgtcaagtatgacttgatatgtgggtcttctaagattttgcgacaaggaccgaaatttcgttgttgtaaattttgtatcctgttgctgatgataagtttAACCGTCTCCGACCATTCTTCCAGGGCTGACACGTGGTATCCTTCGCGTTTACTCCAATTCTTGGCGTAATCATCTATCGCTGTTGGCAATATTTTCTTGTTAAGTTTCCAATCGATAACATTCTGTTCCCTGTACTTTGTtcctttctctagtagacgtcTAAGTTTTCTGTTCCTTACGATTCGTAGATCTCCGGTAATGACATGAACGTGGGGCTCATAACGAAAAGTTGAAGAGTCGCAGTCACACGACGAAGACGCATTATGATAATCATCGAGATTAATATTACGAAGGGTCTGCTTATAATTGAACACACTCCTAGAAATAGTATTAGTATACTTTTAACTTACCAGTGGGGGAtcctgttcctgaaaataaataggtactttagatctaactagtttgttatgtaaaatGGATGTAAGCTTAACGTTATCTAtccctttgttgtggaaaaacactttgatgaagcggCGTCGAGGTTTAGCGGTGGAGTTCGTATCCGTGCgtactggaaaaaataatcttttacaacACACATCCAAAACGATGCTCCTGAAACGCTGTTCTTGATTGGCGACTACTAGTTGTTCACATTCAGTAAATAGTTTATGTAAAGTTGGTAGCCGGGCGCTATGAAGAGTAGTGAGAAGACGATGGAGGTTACCATGACCTTGATCACCGTTGTACAAATTGCGAAGTAGGTCCAATGTGATTTCCGAGGTGCGGCTCGAGTTACTTCGATGTCTATGGCTCCGATTACGGCGTTGCTGACGATGAAAAAGATTAAACACGTTGTTTCTGGAACGAACAGAAGAATGCGAAACGTTTCCAACGTGTTGCAAGCGATCATTGAGTCCATAAGGAATTAGAATACATGTATTCTCGAAGTTGAACAAGACGGATaacagagatgccaacctctagAGGTCTAAATatggagatttttcttttataacaccCAGGTATCGAACTActccaccccccacccccccgaAGAAAAAATAGATGAGACATCCTCCCCATCAAATTGAGTATTCACCTTAACCTTACAGCGGgaaaagaggaagaagattTCCGAAGTCTTCCGAAGGCTTCCTTAGCTGACCCAAAGTTGAACTGAAGTCTTCCAAAGATTTTCCATTGTTGGCCCAGAgaattaggaaggtttctaGAGTTCAacaaagtattctgaagacagatcgatttttaatttattggttaacggagatccaatcagacaatctgttatatggccgtgaaaacgaagaaagtgtttgtttagtttccttcaacgGGTGGTTTTGTGGTAAAAGATTGCTAGACCTAAAAAAATAACTCGAGAAACGACGAGTTGAtcgagttaaaaaaaaacgaaattgcTTTAATTagggtacatttggagacatTTAATATTACAGTGGGgcaaaggttcaaagtcgcttttatccgggagattCGGTTACCCGTACGGGAGAACGGGAGATTCGTTCTGTACCAGGGAGACTGTTCTGGCTGAAAAATTAACCGGGACCACCGTACGCGCCTAGTTTCTCAAATCGGGATTGATTCGTACACTACACAAATATGTCACACATTTTTATACGTACACGCGTGGGAGACTATAATGCCTCCCCGGGTTTTGGCCTAAACCCTGTGAGGGcaataatattgacattttAAACCAATGCAGATCAAATTACGCAGTTCAGCCGTTTGGCTGCAACGTAATCTTGCTCGTTAATAAATAAACTATTTATGTAACTatcgagtttcttttcgttccaATGACAACTTGACATTTTCACAATGTTGTAGCGTTGACACTTTGCAGTGACAGGATGCCTTATGCTTTCACTTTCGAATTCCCAGAACTGATCATGCGCGTGAACCCAAAATTATGTGTAAAGCTCTGAATAACACGGAAGTTCCGTCTGTTTAATCGGTTGGTCGACTGTGTGCGTTGGACGGGCTGATCTTGGATGGAAATTCGAAAGTTATAAGACAAAGATTATTTGACAAATATGTTGGCTTACGTATACGTAAGTCTCTTGAGCGTTGTTTTAGCATTTCCAGTGTGTTTCAGCGTCACTTGTAATCAATCTTACGATCCGCGCCAATACATTGGGAAAGCACGAGTGCCAGTGGATTGCAAGACAGAATCTTTGGCTTGTCCGCGCTCGTGGAAAGCGGGAGTACCAGAAATCAGCAGCGATTCCTCCAGTGACTTCGACAAAATGGTCGATACCAGGTTTCTATACTGTCACGAAGGTTTTACGACGTGTGGTTATGTTCCTATCGATGCAAAAAATGGAAAGGTTCTCGGCCACAGTGGCGTCACGATTGGAGCAGGAATTGATCTCGGTGAGAATGCATTCGTCAAGAATTGTTAGCTCTTTTTAAAATACAACACAGTGGAATAGTTTATTACTGTAAGGAATACAACATAGGGTGAGAACTTTGTGAACAAGGTTCAGTAACTGCAGTCTGCAGCGTACAATATATAAGAAAGCTACAGTTTAAAAAAGGCTGTCGACGTTTCGACTTACGGGCCTTCGTCAGGAGGGTTATGAGgattattaaaaataaatgttagGCAGTTGCTAAACCCTCTATTTGAAGAAACTGTCACACGCTAGGCTACACGCTCTTTGATTATAGAAGTTGAGGTTTTCATTGATAAAGTGGTTTTGGAGGCGGCGTAGATTTCACGACGCCGCTTTCTCTAGGCTATACACGGAATTTTAGCGCGTGGTTGACTGCGGCCTCGTACATGTCCCAGTAACTGAATTTAACACAGAGGGAATATAATACAGTaattgaattttaaaaaaatgcataatcTGTCCTTCGGAGCGCTTGCCAACcatgtaaacagcacagaaagccagccaaattaattaatgtcatttatttgattgtataaacgaaatgacaaGAGACAAGCGaagacaagctaaattctcaggctttgtatcgcgatgaaaacaatttctttaattgaaaaactgccgttccgtccgtatttgctctgttctaaaccggtcaaaccgggacactacagtgtattaccgtctcatattttgcgcgttctcttgaccaaatatggtaaaatgacgcaatagtggaataataaatagaccttattcgatggtttagcatatgaTACgtcggatattttgcgagttgggTAAAGAGGATTATTATTCcactccaaaaaaaattgttattttgcaattggcttctattttGTTGGTAAGAGTATTCATAAACACCCTGATTCCTTCTGTGAAAATGACGTTAACAATGAGGAAAATGTTCGCGGGTATTATATATGTCAAACCACTGAATGAGAGGTTGATTATTCTactgccaaaaaaattgttattttggctTCTATTTTCTGGTAAGAGTATCCAAAACGTCCTAATTCTATCTGTGCGAATGACGTAAACAACACGAAAGCCAGTTAAATGCTGTTTAGTTCATCGTTCAgttgtccaatttctgtttgttcagtAGTTTCTGTTTGTTCAGTTAAGTCGGTTACAGTCAACAAAGTTCGTCGTCGGTCgtcgctaaaaaagtcaagtccaaacgacccaaacaagtcaaaattaggttcattCCCCGGTTCGTCCAGTTCAGCCATAACTGCTCCACGACATCCGCCGGCATTCGCCCTGTTGTAAACCGGTTAAACTAGGACACTGCAGTGTATTACGGCCtcgtattttgcgccttctcttggTCTTATATGGAaaaatgacataatagtggaataataaaacaCAGTAATTGGATTTAACGGTGAGAGAATATAACACTGTAAGGGAATTAAGCACAGTGAGGAAATTTAACAAAGCTAGGGAATATAACACAGGGGGAATTTATCACAACGAAGAAATATAACATATTGGTGGGCAGATGTCAAACTGATTTTCAACTCAAGACGAAACAAGTTTAGTCCAGTGTTTATATCATGATCAAAAATGGAATTCATTGATCTTATTGAGTCTTGTATTGTACCACATCTTTTTGGAATTGAGTGTAAACCAATCGAAAAGGGCAGTGTAAAAAAACAAGTTCATCATCATTAAATCTTGTCTTTCTTTCAATTCTGTTAGGAACAAAGACGAGCACTTCCTTCGTGGGCTTATCGAGTGATATCGTGCAAAAATTTGCACCATACTTCGGTTTGCAAAAAGATGACGCTGCCTGTGCCATTATTCAAAATCCCTTACGGCTTTCACGCGAAGAAGCGACGAAGACGACCAACGTGACAAAAATGCAGATATTAATGTCGGTTCAAAGCAGATACGATCAAGACAAGAAAGCAGGTTCAAAGAAATTCGATTCATTGCCACGTGGAATCCGTACGGCGATTGTCAGCGTTTGGTTTCAGTTTGGTTTACCACCAAAATATCCCAAGTTCTGGGGTCACGTCACGACAAATGAATGGGAAAAGGCGGTGAATGAACTGAGAAGTTTTTACAGCAATCCCGGAGACCAAGCACGCGGTGATTTGAGAAGACGGAATCACGAAGCCGACATAATCGAAGCAGCTCTTTCGAAATGCACGAGTTCAGTGGACCTCGTGTTTCTTCTTGACGAATCCGGAAGTGTTGGTGCCATTAACTTTAATAAGAGTCTTGATTTCGTCAGACGCCTGATAGGATCATTTCCTGAAGAGAATTTACGTGGAGAAACTGGTACAAGGTTTGGTCTTTCAACTTTTTCCAGCAGCTACTCTACGAAATTCCACCTGTATAATTATACAAGTCAACTTGGTTATTCCTCTGCAATAGCAAGGGTCAGCTATTCTGGCGGAGATACTCGACTTGGCTTTGCCCTTGGAAAGATCTTAACAGATCAATTCTCGGAGCGGCACGGTCTACGTCCGAAAGGCGACGGCTTGCCGCGAATACTTGTCGTGCTGACAGATGGAAAATCGCATGATAACGTTTCAACGCCGGCGAAAACAGTAAGAGATAATGAAATCACGATCTACGCAGTTGGAGTTGCCAGCTATGACTTAGAGCAACTTAAAGAGATCGCACCATTAGATCAACACGTCATCACCCTCGACTCGTTCTCAAAACTCGACGCTTTTGTTTCTACGATCACATCCTCGGCATGCTACGAGCCTCGGGCGTCGGGAAACAACGAAACCATCACGACAAACGTGAAAAATGGCTCTTTTAAATATTTCAGCTACAAGGTGAATCCAGAAAAGAACCTTGCGGTAAGTGTGGACGATCTAGTTGGAAGTACCATGCTCTACGCATCTCGTACCACACCACATCCATATAAGTATGACCACGACTATAAGTTCGAGCGAGCGTCGCAGAAGGATAAAGTCATAGTGATAGCGGGGAATGCAACCTCCCCGCGACCGAAGCGATCGACTGGCAACAATCTTCAACCGATCTACATCGCCGTAACCTCAGACACCGACTCGGCCAAATTCGCGATCGTGGCGAACGAGTGCGATCCATCAGTATGCGTCGAAGGTACAAACGAGAGGTCAGTTATAAACGAGAGGTCAGGATCGTCGAAGATTTTCTCAAAATTTCCCTGGGTGTTCCTTCTCGGAAGCATTGCAGTGCTGTTGAATAACTATTACTAAATATACTGTTTCGTGAAGAACAGTGCTTGCGTGACATATGCGTGACGTTTAAAAGCATATTTCGTTTAGTGTCACACTTTTTCCTTTCACTTATTGATTACTTTGATTGACAATGAATTTTGAGCAATTTTATGGTTTTAGTTAGGTTTCTTTTACACGTCTCGTGTCGGCGGTATGGATCAGGATAGCTTTCCcgtttttcaaggtttttacaGTTTATTTTAGCTCTGGAATCCCGTCACGAAGTAAGTCATCAGTTGTTTATAATTTGCGTTTTCTTAGGCTTTATTTTGCtagatttttccttttatttctgtCAGTGCAACTTTTGTAGTTGACTGCATGTGATTAATAATTGTGCAATGCCGCATGGTTTTCTCAGTTAAATCTCTTCATGGTTTTAGGTTAATACGATGTACTTAAGTAAGTTAACAAGTC
Above is a genomic segment from Acropora muricata isolate sample 2 chromosome 1, ASM3666990v1, whole genome shotgun sequence containing:
- the LOC136930985 gene encoding uncharacterized protein; this translates as MLAYVYVSLLSVVLAFPVCFSVTCNQSYDPRQYIGKARVPVDCKTESLACPRSWKAGVPEISSDSSSDFDKMVDTRFLYCHEGFTTCGYVPIDAKNGKVLGHSGVTIGAGIDLGTKTSTSFVGLSSDIVQKFAPYFGLQKDDAACAIIQNPLRLSREEATKTTNVTKMQILMSVQSRYDQDKKAGSKKFDSLPRGIRTAIVSVWFQFGLPPKYPKFWGHVTTNEWEKAVNELRSFYSNPGDQARGDLRRRNHEADIIEAALSKCTSSVDLVFLLDESGSVGAINFNKSLDFVRRLIGSFPEENLRGETGTRFGLSTFSSSYSTKFHLYNYTSQLGYSSAIARVSYSGGDTRLGFALGKILTDQFSERHGLRPKGDGLPRILVVLTDGKSHDNVSTPAKTVRDNEITIYAVGVASYDLEQLKEIAPLDQHVITLDSFSKLDAFVSTITSSACYEPRASGNNETITTNVKNGSFKYFSYKVNPEKNLAVSVDDLVGSTMLYASRTTPHPYKYDHDYKFERASQKDKVIVIAGNATSPRPKRSTGNNLQPIYIAVTSDTDSAKFAIVANECDPSVCVEGTNERSVINERSGSSKIFSKFPWVFLLGSIAVLLNNYY